In Anaerostipes hadrus ATCC 29173 = JCM 17467, a single genomic region encodes these proteins:
- a CDS encoding RNA-guided endonuclease InsQ/TnpB family protein — protein sequence MAYRVTQRIISSDDLLYPYFDDLCRKSKLLYNAALFRVRNIFTGYDKEHRTENEVEVFQEVALLQRSYPNMHVRRVISYTQLEKMMRVTENADFFSGLPRQTAQQMVKQSVTDFKNWLASLREYKKHPEKYLGKPKMPRYKKSDLTTVIITNQDAVLYRDDIGMSLKLPLQKQRLYFSNLSSDPVLKEVKIKPYYGRFLLCLTLEEPDVAFDPSGSHVCAIDLGTDNFAAIVCDDYSSAIYKGGAVLSKIQWFHKQRAKYVSIITKGHEKKHAVSKRLRDLSFHYANFVKDQCHKISRSIIDFCMEHQCGTLILGVNLLWKQRSNMNKINNQNFVSMPITLLRTMITYKALNAGIRIIEQEESYTSKADLIANDRIPTYGVDDKDASFSGKRIKRGLYRCSNGMILNADCHAAANIMRKAIPDIWKDTRDYTFLSAPDVYGFHKLNLKGIPVKGIAA from the coding sequence ATGGCATACCGTGTGACACAAAGAATCATTTCTTCGGATGATCTGTTATATCCATATTTTGACGATCTGTGCAGAAAGTCCAAGCTGTTGTACAATGCAGCTCTTTTTCGTGTGCGGAATATCTTTACCGGTTATGACAAAGAACATCGGACAGAGAACGAAGTCGAAGTCTTTCAAGAAGTTGCGTTATTACAACGATCTTATCCAAACATGCACGTCCGCAGAGTGATCTCTTATACACAGCTTGAAAAGATGATGCGTGTCACAGAGAATGCAGATTTCTTTTCCGGACTTCCAAGACAGACAGCACAGCAGATGGTCAAACAGTCAGTCACAGATTTCAAAAACTGGCTTGCTTCTTTAAGAGAATATAAAAAGCATCCAGAAAAGTATCTGGGTAAGCCTAAGATGCCTCGCTATAAGAAAAGTGACCTGACGACTGTGATCATCACAAACCAGGATGCTGTCTTGTATCGGGACGATATCGGGATGTCCTTAAAACTGCCTTTGCAAAAGCAACGCTTGTACTTTTCAAATCTTTCTTCGGATCCTGTATTAAAAGAAGTCAAGATCAAACCGTATTATGGTCGTTTTTTACTCTGTCTGACACTGGAAGAACCAGATGTTGCATTTGATCCTTCCGGATCTCATGTATGTGCCATTGATCTTGGAACAGATAATTTCGCAGCGATCGTATGTGATGATTACTCATCCGCAATATACAAAGGCGGAGCTGTCTTATCCAAGATCCAATGGTTCCATAAACAGAGAGCAAAGTATGTCTCCATCATCACAAAAGGTCATGAAAAGAAACACGCTGTTTCCAAGCGGTTAAGAGACCTTTCTTTCCATTATGCCAATTTTGTGAAAGATCAGTGCCACAAGATCAGTCGTAGTATCATTGACTTCTGTATGGAACACCAGTGTGGAACACTGATCCTTGGTGTGAATCTGCTCTGGAAGCAGAGATCCAATATGAATAAGATCAACAACCAGAATTTTGTCTCCATGCCGATCACTCTCCTGCGGACAATGATCACATATAAAGCTCTGAATGCCGGTATCAGAATCATAGAGCAGGAAGAAAGTTATACTTCCAAAGCGGATCTGATCGCAAATGACAGGATCCCAACCTATGGTGTCGATGATAAGGATGCTTCGTTTTCTGGAAAGAGGATCAAACGTGGTTTATACCGTTGCTCTAACGGAATGATCTTAAATGCGGATTGTCACGCAGCAGCAAATATCATGCGGAAAGCGATCCCTGATATCTGGAAAGATACCAGAGATTATACGTTTCTTTCTGCTCCTGATGTGTATGGATTCCACAAACTGAATCTGAAAGGTATTCCCGTCAAAGGGATAGCGGCATAA
- the tnpA gene encoding IS200/IS605 family transposase: MRKKDNTDYYINRHSCFLLQYHIVFVTKYRHPVLTGKVKDVVYERIHYVADQRGFHILEINGESDHVHILMEADTTTSPAELANVLKTQTARKARKLYGETILKKYYWKPYFWSDSYFISSVSENSLHTIKQYIQNQRKR; the protein is encoded by the coding sequence ATGCGAAAGAAAGATAATACAGATTATTATATAAACCGGCATAGTTGCTTTTTATTGCAATACCATATCGTGTTTGTTACAAAATACAGACATCCCGTCTTAACAGGCAAAGTAAAAGATGTTGTTTATGAACGTATCCACTATGTAGCAGATCAAAGAGGGTTTCACATCCTAGAGATCAATGGCGAATCGGATCATGTCCATATCCTGATGGAAGCTGATACAACAACTTCACCGGCGGAACTTGCAAATGTTTTAAAAACACAAACAGCACGAAAAGCACGAAAGTTGTATGGCGAAACCATTTTAAAAAAATATTACTGGAAACCTTATTTTTGGTCGGATAGTTATTTTATTTCATCTGTTAGTGAAAACAGTCTGCACACAATAAAACAGTATATTCAGAATCAGAGGAAACGATAA
- a CDS encoding polyribonucleotide nucleotidyltransferase has product MTKQFSMELAGRTLMVEVGRVAAQANGAAFMHYGDTVVLSTATASEKPRDGIDFFPLSVEYEEKLYAVGKIPGGYLKREGKPSENAILTDRVIDRPMRPLFPKDYRNDVALNNLVMSVDPDCSPELTAMLGSAIATAISDIPFDGPTASTMVGLIDGEFVINPTSAQKEVSDLALTVASTREKVIMIEAGANEVPEDVMLEAIFKAHEVNQEIIKFIDTIVAECGKEKHDYEHHIVDPEMYDDMVAFITPEAMEEAVFTDDKQTREANIRAIEEKLEERYAENEEWLAQIGEAVYAFQKKTVRKMILKDHKRPDGRDIKQIRPLHAEVDCLPRVHGSALFQRGQTQVMTVTTLGSLSEAQRLDGIDVTETTKRYMHHYNFPSYSVGETRPSRGPGRREIGHGALAERALVPVLPSEEEFPYAIRTVSEIMESNGSTSQGSICASSLSLMAAGVPVKAPVAGISVGLVTGEGDDDYIILTDIQGLEDFFGDMDFKVAGTDKGITAIQMDIKIHGLTEQIIREAIARTKEARTHILHDVMNPVIPAARDHVGEFAPKISQYTIDPEKISEVIGKQGKTINGIIDETGVKIDIDESGRIDILSEDQAMIDKAISIIKSIVEPLNVGDIYEGEVVRIMNFGAFVQLSPNKDGMIHISKLSNERVEKVEDVVNIGDKVAVKVLEIDKMGRINLKLEEKIED; this is encoded by the coding sequence ATGACAAAACAGTTTAGTATGGAACTTGCAGGACGTACACTGATGGTAGAAGTTGGACGTGTTGCAGCACAGGCAAACGGTGCAGCATTTATGCACTACGGTGATACTGTTGTATTATCTACAGCAACAGCATCTGAAAAGCCAAGAGATGGAATTGATTTCTTCCCATTAAGTGTAGAATATGAAGAGAAATTATATGCAGTAGGTAAGATCCCAGGTGGATATTTAAAGAGAGAAGGAAAACCTTCTGAGAATGCAATTCTTACAGACCGTGTGATTGATCGCCCAATGAGACCACTGTTTCCAAAAGACTACAGAAATGACGTTGCATTAAACAACTTAGTTATGTCTGTAGATCCAGATTGCAGCCCAGAACTTACAGCAATGCTTGGTTCTGCAATCGCAACAGCAATTTCAGATATCCCATTTGACGGGCCTACAGCATCTACAATGGTAGGACTGATCGATGGAGAATTCGTGATCAACCCAACTTCTGCACAGAAAGAAGTTTCTGATCTTGCATTAACTGTTGCATCTACAAGAGAAAAAGTTATCATGATCGAAGCTGGTGCGAATGAAGTACCAGAAGATGTGATGTTAGAAGCAATCTTCAAAGCTCACGAAGTGAATCAGGAGATCATCAAATTTATTGATACAATTGTAGCTGAATGTGGAAAAGAAAAACATGACTACGAGCATCATATCGTAGATCCAGAGATGTATGATGATATGGTAGCTTTCATTACTCCAGAAGCAATGGAAGAAGCTGTATTTACAGATGACAAACAGACAAGAGAAGCAAATATCCGTGCGATCGAAGAAAAATTAGAAGAAAGATATGCTGAGAATGAAGAATGGTTAGCACAGATCGGTGAAGCTGTTTATGCATTCCAGAAGAAGACTGTCCGTAAGATGATCTTAAAAGATCACAAACGTCCAGATGGTCGTGATATCAAACAGATCCGTCCACTTCACGCAGAAGTTGACTGCCTGCCAAGAGTTCACGGATCTGCATTATTCCAGAGAGGACAGACTCAGGTTATGACAGTGACAACACTTGGATCATTATCTGAAGCACAGCGTCTTGATGGAATCGATGTAACAGAAACAACAAAACGTTATATGCATCACTATAACTTCCCTTCTTACTCTGTAGGAGAAACAAGACCAAGCAGAGGACCAGGACGTCGTGAGATCGGACATGGTGCATTAGCAGAGCGTGCGTTAGTTCCAGTATTACCAAGTGAAGAAGAATTCCCATATGCGATCCGTACAGTATCAGAGATCATGGAATCTAATGGATCTACATCTCAGGGAAGTATCTGTGCTTCATCTCTGTCATTAATGGCAGCAGGTGTTCCAGTGAAAGCTCCAGTTGCAGGTATCTCTGTTGGACTTGTAACAGGAGAAGGAGATGACGATTACATCATCTTAACAGATATTCAGGGACTAGAAGACTTCTTTGGAGATATGGACTTTAAAGTAGCAGGTACAGACAAAGGTATCACAGCGATCCAGATGGATATCAAGATTCATGGATTGACAGAACAGATCATCCGAGAAGCGATTGCAAGAACAAAAGAAGCAAGAACACATATCCTTCATGATGTTATGAATCCAGTGATCCCAGCTGCAAGAGACCACGTCGGAGAATTTGCTCCAAAGATCTCTCAGTATACGATCGATCCTGAGAAGATTTCAGAAGTTATCGGTAAACAGGGTAAAACGATCAATGGAATCATTGATGAAACAGGTGTTAAGATCGATATTGACGAAAGTGGACGTATTGATATCTTAAGCGAAGATCAGGCAATGATCGATAAAGCGATCAGCATCATCAAATCCATCGTAGAACCATTGAATGTTGGAGATATTTACGAAGGTGAAGTTGTAAGGATCATGAACTTCGGTGCATTTGTACAGCTTTCTCCAAACAAAGACGGAATGATCCACATTTCAAAACTTTCTAATGAAAGAGTTGAGAAAGTAGAAGATGTCGTGAATATCGGAGACAAAGTAGCTGTCAAAGTATTAGAGATCGACAAGATGGGAAGAATCAATCTGAAATTAGAAGAAAAGATTGAAGATTAA
- the rpsO gene encoding 30S ribosomal protein S15 translates to MISSEKKAEIVAKYGKDAKDTGSPEVQVAILTARINELQDHFNQHPKDHHSRRGLLKMVGKRRNLLAYLKSKDVERYRSLIEKLGLRK, encoded by the coding sequence ATGATTTCATCAGAAAAGAAAGCAGAAATCGTAGCTAAATACGGTAAAGACGCAAAAGATACAGGTTCACCAGAGGTTCAGGTAGCAATCTTAACAGCTAGAATCAACGAACTTCAGGATCACTTCAATCAGCATCCAAAAGATCATCATTCAAGAAGAGGACTTCTTAAGATGGTTGGTAAGAGACGTAACTTATTAGCTTACTTAAAGAGCAAAGATGTTGAAAGATATCGTTCATTAATCGAAAAATTAGGATTAAGAAAATAA
- the proC gene encoding pyrroline-5-carboxylate reductase: MKLGFIGCGNMAQAMITGILTQKVVSPQELIVSNPREEKTAKLKDEFGIITTTDNKEVAKQSDILVLSVKPQVYPAVIKEIRDEVSSEQIIVTIAAGVSMEAAERQFGKEVKIVRVMPNTPALVGEGMSGLCCNEYVTEEEFDLVHKIFESFGKAEKITENLMDAVVGVSGSGPAYVYMFIEAMADAAVAQGLPRKQAYTFAAQTLLGSAKMVLETGQHPGELKDAVCSPAGTTIEAVNVLEKKGMRSAVIEAVTAAAKKNHQLGKKKEK; this comes from the coding sequence ATGAAACTTGGATTTATCGGATGTGGAAATATGGCACAAGCAATGATCACTGGAATTTTGACACAGAAAGTCGTAAGTCCACAGGAATTGATCGTATCCAATCCACGAGAAGAAAAAACAGCGAAACTAAAAGATGAATTTGGAATCATTACAACAACAGACAACAAAGAAGTGGCAAAACAATCAGATATTTTGGTGTTATCTGTAAAGCCACAGGTATACCCAGCTGTGATCAAAGAGATCAGAGATGAAGTAAGCTCAGAACAGATCATTGTAACGATTGCAGCAGGTGTTTCTATGGAAGCAGCAGAGCGTCAATTTGGAAAAGAAGTTAAGATCGTACGTGTGATGCCAAATACGCCAGCTCTGGTAGGAGAAGGAATGTCAGGACTATGCTGTAATGAATATGTAACGGAAGAAGAGTTTGACCTGGTACATAAGATTTTTGAAAGTTTTGGAAAAGCGGAAAAGATCACAGAGAATCTAATGGATGCCGTTGTTGGAGTCAGTGGAAGTGGTCCAGCTTATGTTTATATGTTTATTGAGGCAATGGCGGATGCAGCAGTTGCACAGGGACTGCCAAGAAAGCAGGCATATACATTCGCTGCACAGACATTGCTAGGAAGTGCAAAGATGGTTCTTGAGACAGGACAGCATCCAGGAGAATTAAAAGATGCTGTATGTTCTCCAGCAGGAACAACAATCGAAGCGGTTAACGTTCTTGAGAAAAAAGGAATGAGAAGTGCAGTGATCGAAGCTGTGACTGCAGCAGCAAAGAAAAACCATCAATTAGGAAAAAAGAAAGAAAAATAA
- a CDS encoding RluA family pseudouridine synthase encodes MDETIEIKVTSEMAGKRLDVVLSEQCSDLTRSYINKLCKEERAALNGKTSKGNKKCKEGDVITLQVPEPTELEILPEEMNLDIVYEDQDVILINKPKGMVVHPAAGHYSGTLVNGLMAHCKDDLSGINGVLRPGIVHRIDKDTTGILIVCKNDMAHQSIAKQLYDHSITRKYHAIVYGNIKEEEGTVNAPIGRSLKDRKKMGIVMDGKHAVTHYKVLKRLKKGFTYIECQLETGRTHQIRVHMASIKHPLLGDDVYGPKKSKYTLEGQCLHAKVLGFVHPRTGEYMEFEVPLPEYFEKLLNKLDN; translated from the coding sequence ATGGACGAGACAATAGAAATTAAAGTGACAAGTGAAATGGCAGGCAAGCGTCTGGATGTGGTGCTTTCGGAGCAGTGCAGCGATCTTACGAGAAGTTATATCAATAAATTGTGTAAGGAAGAACGTGCAGCATTAAATGGCAAGACTTCCAAAGGCAATAAAAAATGTAAAGAAGGAGATGTGATCACCTTACAGGTTCCAGAACCGACAGAACTTGAGATTTTGCCAGAGGAGATGAATCTTGATATTGTCTATGAAGATCAGGATGTTATTTTGATCAATAAGCCCAAAGGCATGGTAGTGCATCCGGCAGCAGGACATTACAGTGGTACGTTGGTCAATGGATTGATGGCACATTGTAAGGATGATCTGTCAGGAATTAACGGAGTGTTAAGGCCTGGAATCGTGCATCGTATTGATAAAGACACAACAGGGATCCTGATCGTCTGTAAGAACGATATGGCACACCAAAGTATTGCCAAGCAGTTGTATGATCATTCGATCACAAGAAAATATCATGCGATCGTTTATGGAAATATCAAGGAAGAAGAAGGAACAGTCAATGCACCGATCGGAAGAAGCTTAAAAGACCGCAAGAAGATGGGAATCGTCATGGATGGAAAACATGCAGTGACGCATTATAAGGTATTAAAACGTCTAAAGAAAGGTTTTACTTATATCGAATGTCAATTAGAGACAGGAAGGACCCATCAGATCCGTGTGCATATGGCATCGATCAAGCATCCATTGCTAGGAGATGATGTCTATGGACCAAAGAAGTCAAAGTATACACTGGAAGGGCAGTGCCTTCATGCGAAGGTCCTTGGATTCGTACATCCAAGAACTGGAGAATATATGGAGTTTGAAGTGCCTTTGCCAGAGTATTTTGAAAAATTACTGAACAAGCTGGATAATTAG
- the lspA gene encoding signal peptidase II, producing MKKQIRIYIYIIGLILIDQLSKVWALSALRGTEGIAVIPNVFELSYLENRGAAFGILQDHQIFFVLITVAAAVILTWIYRRIPQTKKYIPLRISYALIMAGAFGNLIDRVFRGYVVDFFYFKWIDFPVFNVADIYVTVTMILLLILILFFYKEEDLDFLNRKGKHGRDNRN from the coding sequence ATGAAGAAACAGATTCGTATTTATATATATATCATAGGGCTGATCTTGATCGATCAGTTAAGTAAAGTCTGGGCATTATCTGCACTTCGAGGTACAGAAGGGATCGCTGTGATCCCCAATGTATTTGAACTTTCTTATCTGGAGAATCGAGGGGCGGCTTTTGGAATCCTTCAGGATCATCAGATTTTCTTTGTATTGATCACAGTAGCTGCTGCAGTGATCTTAACATGGATCTATCGGAGAATACCACAGACGAAGAAATATATACCACTTCGTATCAGTTATGCATTGATCATGGCAGGAGCGTTTGGAAATCTGATTGACAGAGTATTCAGGGGATATGTGGTTGATTTCTTTTATTTTAAATGGATTGATTTTCCAGTCTTTAATGTTGCAGATATTTATGTGACCGTAACAATGATATTACTTTTGATCTTGATCTTATTTTTCTATAAGGAAGAAGATCTTGATTTTCTTAATAGGAAAGGAAAACATGGACGAGACAATAGAAATTAA
- the aroB gene encoding 3-dehydroquinate synthase gives MNNKIEICNEGKKAYDIVLRDSFADLLDQMEFLEIEKKKVCIVTESNVAPIYLKEVCELISSKASKTITFSFEAGEKHKQLKTIEALYEELIINHFDRQDLLIALGGGVVGDMTGYAAATYLRGIDFVQVPTTLLSQVDSSIGGKTGVDFLQYKNMVGAFHQPKLVYINTTTLKSLPEREYFSGMGEVIKHGLIKDADYYEWIKENIDAIKAREHEAVKEMIYQSCLIKGGVVERDPKEKGERALLNFGHTLGHAIEKLKDFTWLHGECVAAGCCLAAEISCIKGNISKEEVDDIKGVFEAFDMNGDISELSADDIVKTTKSDKKMVGDKIKFVLLRSVGDAYIDMSVTDDEMKQVLQG, from the coding sequence ATGAACAATAAGATTGAAATCTGCAATGAAGGAAAGAAAGCATATGATATCGTATTAAGAGATTCCTTTGCAGACCTCCTGGACCAGATGGAATTCCTTGAAATTGAGAAGAAAAAAGTCTGCATTGTGACAGAAAGCAATGTTGCACCAATCTATTTAAAAGAAGTTTGTGAACTGATCTCATCCAAGGCTTCCAAAACGATTACATTCAGTTTTGAAGCCGGGGAAAAACATAAGCAGTTAAAGACAATCGAAGCATTATATGAAGAACTGATCATCAATCATTTTGACCGACAGGATCTGTTGATCGCTCTAGGTGGAGGAGTTGTCGGGGATATGACAGGATATGCTGCTGCAACATATCTTCGAGGCATTGATTTTGTACAGGTTCCAACAACACTTCTATCTCAGGTTGACAGCAGTATCGGTGGAAAGACTGGTGTTGATTTCTTACAGTATAAGAACATGGTTGGGGCTTTCCATCAGCCAAAGCTTGTATACATCAATACAACAACCTTAAAATCGCTGCCAGAGAGAGAATATTTCTCTGGAATGGGAGAAGTGATCAAACACGGATTGATCAAAGATGCCGATTATTATGAATGGATCAAAGAAAATATAGATGCGATCAAGGCAAGAGAGCATGAAGCAGTGAAAGAAATGATCTATCAAAGCTGTCTGATCAAAGGTGGTGTGGTAGAACGTGATCCAAAGGAAAAGGGTGAGAGAGCGCTATTAAACTTTGGACATACTTTAGGGCATGCGATCGAGAAATTAAAGGATTTTACATGGCTTCATGGAGAGTGTGTGGCAGCTGGGTGCTGTCTGGCAGCAGAGATTTCTTGTATAAAAGGGAATATCAGTAAAGAAGAAGTTGATGATATCAAAGGTGTTTTTGAAGCATTTGATATGAATGGAGATATCAGTGAACTTTCAGCGGATGATATTGTAAAAACAACCAAATCCGATAAGAAGATGGTCGGAGATAAGATCAAGTTTGTATTGTTAAGATCTGTCGGAGATGCATATATTGATATGAGCGTGACGGATGATGAAATGAAACAAGTATTACAGGGATAA
- a CDS encoding DivIVA domain-containing protein — MITPVEVLGKELKRGFGYKAVEVDEFLEELAKDYEKVYKENNELREKVSALTENLSHYRTIEESLKRALVLAEETSKETIENANNKAQALEAEASRNAKQLVSEAEDQAEKILTSAKEDFKEEKEQHEKTIENYQKLIRKLESDYQSYKARMKQFINGQMDILDNPVYEMEFEIAGCEQTDGDEEDEQQKQFGNEQ, encoded by the coding sequence ATGATTACACCAGTTGAAGTATTAGGAAAAGAACTAAAAAGAGGCTTTGGATATAAAGCAGTCGAAGTTGATGAATTCTTAGAAGAATTAGCGAAAGACTATGAGAAAGTCTATAAAGAAAACAACGAACTGCGAGAGAAAGTATCTGCATTGACAGAGAACTTAAGCCATTACCGCACGATCGAAGAATCCTTAAAGAGAGCATTGGTTCTTGCGGAAGAGACATCCAAAGAGACAATTGAGAATGCAAACAATAAAGCACAGGCATTAGAAGCAGAAGCATCCCGTAATGCAAAACAGTTGGTATCAGAGGCAGAGGATCAGGCAGAGAAGATCTTAACAAGTGCGAAAGAAGACTTTAAAGAAGAGAAAGAACAGCATGAAAAGACGATTGAGAATTATCAGAAGCTAATCCGTAAACTGGAAAGTGATTATCAGAGCTACAAAGCCAGAATGAAGCAGTTTATCAATGGGCAGATGGATATTTTAGATAATCCCGTTTATGAGATGGAATTCGAAATTGCAGGATGTGAGCAGACAGATGGAGATGAAGAAGATGAACAGCAAAAACAATTTGGAAATGAACAATAA
- a CDS encoding YlmH/Sll1252 family protein, whose protein sequence is MKEEELLKKRLMELCEKAYNQNIYTYTHFLNEYEQSIYQDMKQELAYAHPILVGGHKYFTRAVVMFGSEELFGYQGEVPVVCARISPVFDKFAEELSHRDYLGALMNLGIERHLIGDILIDGRYAYIFCMEHIIGVIKEQLDQVRHTRVFVEEVSWEETGYVQKYKKKEGFVASMRLDVLVSQAFSLSRNISEKLLKSQKVFHNGKMCLSGGQKIKQGDIISVRGYGKFLVEDLGKTSKKGRQFITLAIFQ, encoded by the coding sequence ATGAAGGAAGAAGAGTTATTAAAGAAACGTCTGATGGAATTATGTGAGAAAGCATATAATCAGAATATCTATACATATACACACTTTCTGAATGAATATGAACAGAGTATCTATCAGGATATGAAGCAAGAACTTGCTTATGCACATCCAATACTTGTTGGAGGGCATAAGTATTTTACAAGGGCAGTGGTGATGTTTGGCTCAGAAGAATTATTTGGTTATCAGGGTGAGGTTCCAGTGGTTTGTGCCAGGATCTCACCTGTTTTTGATAAATTCGCAGAAGAATTAAGCCACAGAGATTATCTTGGAGCATTGATGAACCTTGGGATCGAGAGACATTTGATCGGTGATATCCTGATCGATGGGAGATATGCCTATATTTTCTGTATGGAACATATCATAGGTGTGATCAAAGAACAGCTTGATCAGGTAAGACATACACGAGTTTTTGTGGAAGAAGTTTCATGGGAAGAGACCGGATATGTCCAAAAATACAAGAAAAAAGAAGGATTTGTTGCGTCCATGAGGCTGGATGTTCTGGTTTCACAGGCTTTTTCTTTATCCAGGAATATCAGTGAGAAGCTGCTAAAGAGCCAGAAAGTATTTCATAATGGAAAGATGTGTTTATCAGGTGGACAAAAGATCAAACAGGGCGATATCATATCCGTGCGCGGATATGGGAAGTTTCTGGTGGAAGATTTAGGAAAAACATCAAAAAAAGGCCGTCAGTTTATTACGTTGGCGATCTTTCAATAG
- a CDS encoding cell division protein SepF, which produces MKGTVDKLLNFMKLSDDEEYDEEYEEYEDDEEEEEEPRSTFSFFKKKEPEVEEESSNSKISQPFDNTITASREAKKRRFTSTGSKVVSMNGRGVEVYVIKPQDFAEAQTAADLLKEGRTVVINLEGVELTVAQRSIDFVGGATYAINGSLQAVSNNIFIAAPDSIEVSGDLKSEIMNENTISPQLK; this is translated from the coding sequence ATGAAAGGTACAGTTGACAAACTGCTGAACTTTATGAAACTATCAGACGATGAAGAGTACGATGAAGAATATGAAGAGTACGAAGACGATGAGGAAGAAGAGGAAGAACCAAGAAGTACTTTCTCCTTCTTTAAGAAGAAAGAGCCTGAAGTAGAAGAAGAAAGCAGTAACAGCAAGATAAGTCAGCCGTTTGATAATACAATTACAGCAAGCAGAGAAGCAAAGAAACGAAGATTTACAAGTACAGGAAGCAAGGTCGTATCTATGAATGGAAGAGGCGTGGAAGTTTATGTAATAAAGCCACAGGATTTTGCAGAAGCACAGACGGCAGCTGATCTTTTAAAAGAAGGAAGAACAGTTGTGATCAATCTGGAAGGTGTGGAACTTACAGTTGCACAGAGAAGTATTGATTTTGTGGGCGGAGCAACTTATGCGATCAATGGATCCTTACAGGCAGTATCAAACAATATTTTTATTGCAGCACCAGACAGTATTGAAGTCAGTGGAGATTTAAAAAGCGAGATCATGAATGAGAATACGATCTCACCACAGTTAAAATAA
- a CDS encoding YggS family pyridoxal phosphate-dependent enzyme, which produces MLIERYNEVKKHVEEACKRVGRDPREVTVIAVSKTKPLEMVEELRKEKVLDFGENKVQEIRDKYANISWPVRWHLIGHLQTNKIKYIVDKVALIHSVDSIKLAQAIDKEAAKHDVKEVPILIQVNFAHEDTKFGLNPEDVFDVVKEISALEHVKIKGLMQIAPFVDDPEDNRKYFRAMKQLSVDINNKNFDNVDMSILSMGMTNDYEIAVEEGATMVRVGTAIFGERNYNI; this is translated from the coding sequence ATGTTGATCGAACGCTATAATGAAGTAAAGAAACATGTAGAAGAAGCTTGTAAACGTGTAGGACGTGATCCACGAGAAGTGACAGTGATCGCAGTCAGCAAGACCAAACCATTAGAAATGGTAGAAGAATTAAGAAAAGAAAAAGTACTTGATTTTGGAGAGAATAAGGTACAGGAGATCAGAGATAAGTATGCAAATATCAGTTGGCCGGTAAGATGGCATCTGATCGGACATCTTCAGACCAATAAAATTAAATATATCGTGGATAAAGTAGCATTGATCCATTCTGTAGATTCCATAAAACTTGCACAGGCGATCGACAAAGAAGCTGCAAAGCATGATGTCAAAGAAGTTCCAATTCTGATCCAGGTGAATTTTGCACACGAAGATACCAAATTTGGATTGAATCCAGAAGATGTTTTTGATGTGGTGAAAGAGATTTCTGCCTTAGAACATGTAAAGATCAAAGGGTTAATGCAGATTGCACCATTTGTTGACGATCCAGAAGACAATCGTAAGTATTTCCGTGCGATGAAGCAATTATCTGTTGACATCAACAACAAAAACTTCGATAATGTAGATATGAGTATACTTTCCATGGGAATGACCAATGATTATGAGATCGCAGTAGAAGAAGGTGCGACAATGGTAAGAGTTGGAACGGCAATCTTTGGAGAGAGAAACTATAATATTTAG